Proteins from a genomic interval of Quercus robur chromosome 9, dhQueRobu3.1, whole genome shotgun sequence:
- the LOC126700973 gene encoding amino-acid permease BAT1 homolog gives MHPIVAQPTKPVSYVFTHFETSPEATGIHSKPYAVILSILLSSYNLLGYDTAAQLTEETKKADRTGPIAILSSIGIVSIFGWAYYLALTFCIHDFNYLFDVNNETAGAFVPAQILYDAFHGRFINNPAGAIVFLCIIWLSFFFCGLPVNTSAARVVYALSGDGGIPFSSIWRRDRVHQKRKVPAKAVWLCAAISIMLGLPILKLDVVYNAIVSLSIIGWVGSYAIPIFARLVMAEEHFKPGPFYLGKVSKPIRLVAFMWICFTCSTFLLPTTYPLQWTTFNYTSIALAVALTLIMSWWFLDARKWFKGPVKELEQQDEDI, from the exons ATGCATCCTATAGTGGCACAACCAACAAAACCAGTTTCTTATGTGTTCACTCATTTTGAGACATCTCCTGAGGCAACTGGAATACATAGCAAACCTTATGCAGTTATACTATCAATACTTCTAAGCAGCTACAATCTATTAGGATATGACACTGCAGCTCAGCTAACAGAGGAAACAAAAAAGGCAGATAGAACTGGTCCTATTGCTATTCTTTCTAGTATTGGGATCGTCTCCATATTTGGATGGGCTTATTATTTAGCTCTTACCTTCTGCATTCAT GATTTTAACTATTTATTTGATGTGAACAATGAGACAGCCGGTGCATTTGTACCAGCACAGATTCTTTATGATGCTTTCCATGGGAGGTTTATTAATAATCCGGCTGGAGCTATTGTGTTTCTATGTATCATCTGGTTGTCATTCTTCTTTTGTGGACTTCCAGTTAATACTAGTGCTGCCAGAGTA GTTTATGCTCTATCGGGGGATGGAGGAATCCCATTTTCATCAATATGGAGAAGAGACAGAGTTCACCAAAAGCGCAAGGTTCCAGCAAAGGCTGTGTGGCTCTGTGCAGCTATCAGCATTATGCTTGGTCTGCCCATCTTGAAACTTGACGTAGTTTACAATGCTATCGTTTCCTTAAGTATAATTGGATGGGTGGGAAGCTATGCTATCCCAATTTTCGCCAGGCTAGTCATGGCAGAGGAACATTTCAAACCAGGACCTTTCTATTTGGGTAAAGTAAGTAAGCCTATACGCTTGGTTGCCTTCATGTGGATATGTTTTACCTGCTCAACCTTCTTATTGCCAACAACCTACCCCCTCCAATGGACAACTTTCAATTACACATCAATAGCCCTCGCTGTAGCGTTGACACTGATAATGAGTTGGTGGTTCTTGGATGCAAGAAAATGGTTCAAGGGACCGGTAAAAGAATTAGAGCAACAAGATGAagacatttga